The window ACATTATTCTCTGTAATAGGATTAACACTTCCTCCGCCCTTTACTATAAGTATTTCATCATTAGACTCAGCACCTATATCTGTTGATATAATGCCTTTAGAATCATCATCAGAAGCCTCCAGCAAAGCACTGCTTACACCATCCCCGAATAATATAGCAGTAGATCTGTCCTCCCAATTAAGTATATCCGAGCATTTTTCCGCAGCAACTATTAAAACTTTTTTACATTCTCCGCTTTCTATAAGCGAAGCAGCAGTATTTAAAGCATATATATATCCTGAGCAGGCAGCAGATATATCAAAAGCAAGACATGAATTCTTTATATGAAATGCCTTTTGAATAAGTCCCGCAGTAGATGGAAAAGTATATGATTTTGTAGAAGTTGCAACTATTACAGCATCAGCATCTTCTATTACAGCACCCTTATCTTTTAATTTTGTCAAAGCCTTTATCGCCATATCTCCTGTGCTTTCTTTCTTATCTGCTATTCTTCTTTCTTCTATTCCTGTCCTTGAAACTATCCAATCATTATTAGTATCCAATTTTTTCTCTAAATCATAATTAGTTACCACATTTTCAGGTAAATATGAGGATAAATATTTAATAATAGATTTCATAAATTTAAACTCCTCTTTATTTTATTAATTTTCTTAAATCAATTCTTCTCTTTTACTAAATATATCATAGGAACACTTATAACTGTAACTGCATATTTTACTATAAAATTAAATATAAATATGCCTACCAAAGCATCGAAAGGCAATGCCCCCCAGAATGCTATAATAACAAATACTAAATTATCCACAGGTATGCTGAAAGCATTACTTATTAATACCCTAAGCCATTGATATTTCTTTGTTATCTTAGTTACAAAAAGATGATATATTTCTGTATCAACAAGCTCCGACAAAGTAGAACCTAGTATAGATGCAATAGATATTCTTAGAACAGGACTTAAAGTCAATTGAAAAGCCTCATTAAACTCCCAGCTTGCATCTGCAGGTATTTGAGATATTATATAAAAATAAATAGGAGAGAAAATATTGATAATTGCTGAAATTATTATAAGTTTCTGAGTATTTTTCTTTCCTATAGTTTTATGTGCCATATCTCTTATTGTAAAAGCCAAAGGATATAAAAATGTGCCCCCATCAACAGCTAAAGTTAAAACATTAGCTATCTTGACACTTGCTATATTTGATATCATCTGACAGGCTATATAAGAACAAATAACAAGTATCGTAACAAATGAAATTTTATATTCTTCATCTCTAATATTATCCATATCCTTAATCCATTAAAGTAAGATGATATATGATATATTAAAAAAAGATTTTAGTCTATAGTTTTTTAATAATAAAAAAATCAATTTTATGTAAAAAAAGTATATATTATTTGAATATTTTTATTATATTTGTTATATCAGACTTGTTTTAAAAGTATTTGACAAGATTAGATGTAAAAACATTTAATCTTAAAAATTATAAAATACAATGTTCTTATGTTTTATAGCTTATTATTTTGGTATACAAACGCATTATTAGCTATTTACACAATTAATAAATATACAAGTCTAATGATAAGTTGTTAGTAGGGTTTTGAAAATGGTTTATATTATATTATCAGCAATAGTATTATTAGTTTTAATTATCTTAATAATAATAAAAATTCTTAGTAATAAAAAATCCACTTCTATTAAATATATAAAAAAACAAATAGAAGAATTAACTAATAAAATTAATGAAGATGAAAAAGATTATGTGTCTCTTTATCAATTAGCAAAACTTAAAGAGCAAATTGGAGAAACAGAATCAGCTTTAAAGATGTATGAAAAATTAATGCAGGTTTCTTTCTTTAAAGAAAAAGAAGAATTAGAAATATGTAAAAAACTTGAATTATTCTATGAGAATTTTGATAAAAATCAGGAAGCTTTTAAATATACTTTAAAAATTGCCAAATTAGATCCAAATAATATGTCTTATAATATCAAAACAGGAACCATTCTTTGTAATGAAGGATACTATATACTAGCATGCGATTATTTTAATAAGGCTATATTAAATAAAAATGAATTTAATACTGATAATCTTAAAGCTGCAGCATTTAGTTTTTTTAAGAACAAGGACTATAAAAAATGTATTGTCTTTTTAGAAGAACTGCAAAAAATATTAATAAAAGAAAATGATAAAGATATAGATACTGTCAATAAAACTTTAATATCAATGTATATGCTTTCTGATGAATTGAATATAGCTAGAAATTTTATAGAACAGATTATAGCCAATAAACATATTAATAATCAAGAGTATATTGATAGGATCTATTTACATTTATTATATAAAGTTCTTGATAATGAAAAGTTTGAAGAATTATATAATAATTTATATAAAAAATATAATATAGCAAACCCTGACAAAAAAATATATGATTTAATATTAGACTACTCATTCTATTCATATTTTTTAAGAGATATATCTCTATCTAAAAAATTATTTGAAATTATCAACAGCTTAAATTTACCTGAATTATCTGTTTATAATTTTGATATTATAATACAATATTTATCAGAAATAAATAAAGCTACAGAACAGCTTAATAAATTGAGAAACATGATGAAATTAGATAATTCTAAAAATGACAATTATGAAAAATATGTGCAGAAAGAAGATATTGAAAATTGGGAGAAAGCTGTTGATTTATGGGAAGGTTCTTTTATAGATATAGATTATTTAAGTTCTCTTATAGAAATACAAAATAATATTAATGTAAAAAAAATATTAGATGAATTAAAAATAGATGATGATAACAATAATGAAGTGAGTCTGAAAATAGTTCAGAAGGTAGATAAAATTTATAATATGAATATTATAGATTTCAAAAAATTATGCCAAAATATAATTCGTACAAAATTATCGCATTCTATAATACAGGAATACACTGACAATACTTCTAATAACGATTATGGAGATGAGGTTAATTACATAACATATAATATCAAAGGAAATAAAAAAGATACTACATTAATATCTTTCAAAAGATGGAAAAAAATCGAAGTTGGTGAATTGATTATAAGAGATTTTTTAATGATGGTTGCCGAATCTGGAGCTAAAAATGGTATATTAATACTTCCTGTGAAATTAAGCAATAGTGCTAAAAGCTATGCTTCCCATAATGATAAAGTTACTGTATATTCAAGAAATCAATTTAACAATCTCCTTAAAGAAGAAAAACTATAAAAATAAAAAAGTGATAGTCTATTTTTATATAAACTATCACTTTTGAAAATTAAAAACTAAGTGAAATTTATTTTAACATTTCTCTGTCTACCAAATCATTAGCAGGAACATAATCATTTACTACTTGTGAGAAAACTAAAGTATCAACGAAACCGCCTCTTTTTATAGAAAGGAAAAGATCATTATATTCATTCTCAGACATGCCTAATTTTTTCATAGTTACAGCCTTATAGAATACGGCATCATTAGCAAATCTAGTTCTAGGATATTCAGTAATTACTCTGTCAAACAAAGCTATAGCTTCCTGTAATTGTGCTTCATCACTAGAATAAGTTTGATAAAGCATACCATTCCATAATAATGAAAGAGGTTTAAATTTTTCTATTTTTGTAAGTCCTTCTACTTTCTTAAAGCATTCATCAGCTAAAGCAATATTATTTTTAGTTATAAAATTATTTGATTTAGTATCTTTAGATAGGAAATAATATACTATTCCTTTAAACTGATATAGCTGACCAACATCTACATCAGCAGGTAAATTATTAAAATCTAATTTATTTATATAGTTTAGAGCCTGAGTATATTCTTTATTTGCTATCATAACTCTTATCTCTCTAATTATCAAAGGATCATTTTGAGAAGTCCAAGGACTATAAAAGTTATATATGGTTGCTTTTAAAGGTCTTTTTCTTGCAGGTGCTGCAGATGATGCTAGTGTATTATCTGTCATATTAACATTTTGATTAGGATTATTATTGATAGACTGATTATAATCAATATTATTATCCATATTATCCATTGCAGATGACATATTATTTGATGTATTTCCTATATCATCAGAAACTCCGTTATTAGTTTCTACAACAACATCATTGCTTGATGAATTTTGATATTCCTTTTCTATCTCATTAATATAATCATCTTCTATATTACCTTCAGGTTTTTTACATGATATTGTAAAAACTAACAATAAACCTATTAATATTGCTAAATACTTCTTTATCATTTTCCGCTCCAAACTTATTTTTATATTGTTTTTTTCATTCTCGGAAATTATAAAAAAAGCGTTAGAATAATATTCATTGTTATAATATATAATTTTCTATATTCTTATAGTATGTTTTTTGTTTATATTCTTCTTTTGAATGAAGTGAATAATCATGTATCTTTTTATCAGCATCTGAAAAATATCTCTCATAAGCCTTTTTGCAGTAAGCATCATGTTTACTTTTTATACCTACAGGAGGATTTTCAAATTTATAAACTCCATTAACCCGCCAAAAATCTAAAATGCCTATTCTTATAGCATCAACAGGACATCTAAATGAACAGCTTGTACACATTACGCATTTATTTTTAAACTTAATATCGCCTTTTTCATCATTATAAAT of the Brachyspira hampsonii genome contains:
- a CDS encoding beta-ketoacyl-ACP synthase III, yielding MKSIIKYLSSYLPENVVTNYDLEKKLDTNNDWIVSRTGIEERRIADKKESTGDMAIKALTKLKDKGAVIEDADAVIVATSTKSYTFPSTAGLIQKAFHIKNSCLAFDISAACSGYIYALNTAASLIESGECKKVLIVAAEKCSDILNWEDRSTAILFGDGVSSALLEASDDDSKGIISTDIGAESNDEILIVKGGGSVNPITENNVEDNTNTITMAGTEVFKKAVKTFDETINKTVKNADLDLKDLSLIITHQANTRIMNAVAKTLGLGDDKFYINIQKYGNTSAASVGIAFTEAFESGIIKEGDYVLLTAFGAGLTWGSTLIKF
- a CDS encoding queuosine precursor transporter; the protein is MDNIRDEEYKISFVTILVICSYIACQMISNIASVKIANVLTLAVDGGTFLYPLAFTIRDMAHKTIGKKNTQKLIIISAIINIFSPIYFYIISQIPADASWEFNEAFQLTLSPVLRISIASILGSTLSELVDTEIYHLFVTKITKKYQWLRVLISNAFSIPVDNLVFVIIAFWGALPFDALVGIFIFNFIVKYAVTVISVPMIYLVKEKN
- a CDS encoding restriction endonuclease, which encodes MVYIILSAIVLLVLIILIIIKILSNKKSTSIKYIKKQIEELTNKINEDEKDYVSLYQLAKLKEQIGETESALKMYEKLMQVSFFKEKEELEICKKLELFYENFDKNQEAFKYTLKIAKLDPNNMSYNIKTGTILCNEGYYILACDYFNKAILNKNEFNTDNLKAAAFSFFKNKDYKKCIVFLEELQKILIKENDKDIDTVNKTLISMYMLSDELNIARNFIEQIIANKHINNQEYIDRIYLHLLYKVLDNEKFEELYNNLYKKYNIANPDKKIYDLILDYSFYSYFLRDISLSKKLFEIINSLNLPELSVYNFDIIIQYLSEINKATEQLNKLRNMMKLDNSKNDNYEKYVQKEDIENWEKAVDLWEGSFIDIDYLSSLIEIQNNINVKKILDELKIDDDNNNEVSLKIVQKVDKIYNMNIIDFKKLCQNIIRTKLSHSIIQEYTDNTSNNDYGDEVNYITYNIKGNKKDTTLISFKRWKKIEVGELIIRDFLMMVAESGAKNGILILPVKLSNSAKSYASHNDKVTVYSRNQFNNLLKEEKL
- a CDS encoding tetratricopeptide repeat protein, which produces MIKKYLAILIGLLLVFTISCKKPEGNIEDDYINEIEKEYQNSSSNDVVVETNNGVSDDIGNTSNNMSSAMDNMDNNIDYNQSINNNPNQNVNMTDNTLASSAAPARKRPLKATIYNFYSPWTSQNDPLIIREIRVMIANKEYTQALNYINKLDFNNLPADVDVGQLYQFKGIVYYFLSKDTKSNNFITKNNIALADECFKKVEGLTKIEKFKPLSLLWNGMLYQTYSSDEAQLQEAIALFDRVITEYPRTRFANDAVFYKAVTMKKLGMSENEYNDLFLSIKRGGFVDTLVFSQVVNDYVPANDLVDREMLK